The Pelmatolapia mariae isolate MD_Pm_ZW linkage group LG10_11, Pm_UMD_F_2, whole genome shotgun sequence genome includes a region encoding these proteins:
- the ksr1a gene encoding kinase suppressor of Ras 1 isoform X3, with product MDSVSAKGGKMVESDEQPERDSGGGAAMAALHQCELIQNMIDISISSLQGLRTKCAATNDLTQQEIRTLEVKLMKYICKQLQCKQKVPETERPEALDSYPHLRDWLRTINLRPELIEAVEAKLSLDTLLQMTGAQVRDTMRRLGSSSEECARLGAALSCLKSATESGGELRDDSSLWLSEPTRRDSGSLLTADQLTNLGTPFRPHSPSPLARPSTIQSTPSTPCATFPHPRSGSVSAAPTPDAHGDSPLTDPFPMSFTRAARLHGHTSTPPITPPSKRRHRLKPPCTPPPPSRKVLHLLPNITLTRSKSHESQLGNRIEDPPTNKCVKKNKLFLNMQVNGNGCEDSPSRYPVVSARTPGATPAANTAPYTLPGTPTLLEEHSTIKNNVAVHRSSPQAIRRDIGLAVTHRFSTKSWLSQTCQVCQKNMMFGVKCKHCRLKCHNKCTKEAPSCRISFLPIAKIRRTESVPSDINNPVDRPQEAPQFGTLPKAITKKQDHPPVLNQLDSSSNPSSTTSSTPSSPAPFQQSNPPSATPPPNPSPKGHRDSRFNFPAACYFQHRQQFIFPDVSSPANFHSDVLQDRVSEIEQSSDDIHDELVEDDDEEEGDEEVEDEDHEGEEEDNEEDDEDNVDGGEDEDDRGEIRMHMGSDGECDELDDLPNSRGNQWKGPISRKASQTSVYLQEWDIPFEQLDLGELIGKGRWGKVHKGRWHGEVAIRLLEIDGNNQDHLKLFKKEVMNYRQTRHENVVLFMGACMAPPHLAIITSFCKGRTLYSVVRDTKNTLDINKTRQIAQEIVKGMGYLHAKGIVHKDLKSKNVFHDTNKVVIADFGLFGISGVVQEGRRENKLKLPHGWICYLAPEIVRRMSPGNNEDRLPFSTAADVYAFGTIWYELQARDWPITNQPVEATIWQVGSGEGIKKILAEISLGKEVTEILSACWAYDLRERPTFTQLADMLEKLPKLNRRLSHPGHFWKSAEL from the exons GTGAAGCTGATGAAATACATCTGTAAACAGCTCCAGTGCAAGCAGAAagtgccagagacagagaggcccGAGGCCCTAGACAGCTATCCACACTTGCGAGACTGGTTACGCACCATCAACCTGCGACCAGAGCTCATTGAG GCCGTGGAGGCAAAGCTGTCGCTGGATACCTTACTGCAGATGACAGGAGCTCAGGTGAGGGACACAATGCGAAGACTTGGGTCCAGCTCAGAAGAATGTGCCAGACTCGGTGCTGCCCTCTCTTGTCTAAAGAGTGCGACTGAATCAG GGGGTGAACTAAGAGATGACAGCAGTCTCTGGCTGTCTGAGCCCACCAGGAGGGACAGCGGCTCTCTGCTGACAGCGGACCAGCTAACCAACCTGGGGACCCCATTCCGCCCACACAGCCCCTCGCCTCTAGCCCGCCCATCCACCATCCAGTCCACCCCATCCACTCCCTGCGCAACCTTCCCCCACCCTCGCTCAGGCTCAGTGTCAGCGGCGCCCACACCAGACGCACATGGCGACAGCCCTCTCACAGATCCATTCCCTATGTCCTTCACCCGCGCAGCCCGCCTCCATGGGCACACCTCCACCCCACCTATAACGCCTCCTTCAAAGAGGCGTCACCGGTTGAAGCCTCCCTGCACCCCTCCCCCGCCATCCCGCAAGGTACTGCACCTGCTTCCCAACATCACACTGACGCGCAGCAAAAGCCACGAGTCTCAGCTGGGCAACCGCATCGAGGACCCTCCCACCAACAA GTGTGTTAAAAAGAACAAGTTGTTCCTGAACATGCAAGTCAACGGTAACGGATGTGAGGATTCGCCTTCTCGCTACCCCGTTGTGTCTGCAAGGACACCCGGTGCCACCCCAGCTGCCAACACAGCACCTTACACCCTTCCTGGAACTCCCACACTGCTGGAGGAGCACAGCACAATTAAGA ATAATGTAGCAGTGCATCGCAGCTCCCCACAAGCAATAAGGAGGGATATAGGGCTTGCAGTCACGCACAG gttttCCACCAAATCCTGGTTGTCCCAGACGTGTCAAGTGTGCCAGAAAAACATGATGTTTGGAGTTAAGTGCAAACACTGTCG ATTAAAGTGCCACAACAAATGTACAAAGGAAGCTCCATCCTGCAGAATCTCCTTTCTACCAA TTGCCAAAATTCGGAGGACCGAGTCAGTTCCCTCTGATATAAACAACCCAGTGGACCGGCCACAGGAAGCACCGCAGTTTGGCACACTACCAAAGGCTATTACGAAAAAG CAGGATCATCCACCAGTGCTGAACCAGCTGGACTCCAGCAGCAACCCATCCTCCACCACTTCATCCACACCTTCCTCCCCAGCACCCTTCCAGCAGAGCAACCCCCCCAGTGCCACACCACCGCCCAACCCTTCACCCAAAGGTCATCGAGACAGCCGATTTAATTTCCCGG CTGCCTGTTACTTTCAGCATAGACAGCAATTTATCTTCCCGG ATGTTTCCAGTCCTGCAAATTTCCACTCAGATGTTCTCCAGGACAGAGT CAGTGAGATAGAGCAATCATCGGATGACATACATGATGAGCTGgtagaagatgatgatgaagag GAAGGGGATGAGGAGGTCGAAGATGAAGATCAcgaaggggaggaggaggacaatgaggaggatgatgaggaCAATGTGGATGGAGGAGAAGATGAGGACGACAGAGGGGAGATCAGGATGCACATGGGCTCCGACGGCGAGTGCGACGAGCTGGATGATCTGCCCAACTCTCGGGGAAACCAGTGGAAGGGCCCCATCTCCCGCAAGGCCAGTCAGACCAGCGTTTACCTGCAAGAGTGGGACATCCCCTTTGAGCAGCTGGACCTTGGGGAGCTCATAGGAAAG GGCCGCTGGGGAAAAGTGCACAAGGGCCGGTGGCACGGCGAGGTGGCCATCCGGCTTCTTGAGATCGATGGGAACAATCAGGACCACCTGAAGCTCTTTAAAAAGGAGGTGATGAACTACAGACAGACCAGGCATGAGAATGTGGTCCTCTTTATGGGAGCCTGCATGGCTCCACCCCACCTGGCCATTATCACCAG TTTTTGTAAAGGGAGGACACTCTACTCAGTAGTTCGAGACACTAAAAACACTCTGGATATTAACAAGACAAGACAAATCGCTCAGGAGATTGTAAAG GGAATGGGCTATCTGCATGCCAAAGGCATTGTTCACAAAGACTTGAAGTCAAAGAACGTTTTTCATGACACCAATAAGGTTGTGATCGCAGACTTTGGCCTGTTTGGGATCTCTGGAGTTGTTCAGGAGGGAAG gcGTGAAAATAAACTCAAACTTCCACATGGCTGGATTTGTTATCTCGCACCAGAGATTGTGCGCAGAATGAGCCCAGGTAACAATGAGGACCGCCTCCCTTTTTCCACCGCAGCAGATGTGTACGCCTTTGG CACAATTTGGTATGAGCTTCAAGCTAGGGACTGGCCAATCACTAACCAGCCTGTGGAAGCTACCATCTGGCAGGTGGGGAGCGGAGAGGGCATAAAGAAGATTTTGGCAGAGATCAGCCTGGGAAAGGAGGTCACT GAAATCCTCTCTGCCTGCTGGGCGTACGACTTGAGAGAAAGGCCGACCTTTACGCAGCTGGCTGACATGCTGGAGAAGCTACCCAAACTCAACCGCAGACTGTCCCACCCTGGACATTTCTGGAAGTCTGCAGA GTTGTAG
- the ksr1a gene encoding kinase suppressor of Ras 1 isoform X7: MVKLMKYICKQLQCKQKVPETERPEALDSYPHLRDWLRTINLRPELIEAVEAKLSLDTLLQMTGAQVRDTMRRLGSSSEECARLGAALSCLKSATESGGELRDDSSLWLSEPTRRDSGSLLTADQLTNLGTPFRPHSPSPLARPSTIQSTPSTPCATFPHPRSGSVSAAPTPDAHGDSPLTDPFPMSFTRAARLHGHTSTPPITPPSKRRHRLKPPCTPPPPSRKVLHLLPNITLTRSKSHESQLGNRIEDPPTNKCVKKNKLFLNMQVNGNGCEDSPSRYPVVSARTPGATPAANTAPYTLPGTPTLLEEHSTIKNNVAVHRSSPQAIRRDIGLAVTHRFSTKSWLSQTCQVCQKNMMFGVKCKHCRLKCHNKCTKEAPSCRISFLPIAKIRRTESVPSDINNPVDRPQEAPQFGTLPKAITKKQDHPPVLNQLDSSSNPSSTTSSTPSSPAPFQQSNPPSATPPPNPSPKGHRDSRFNFPAACYFQHRQQFIFPDVSSPANFHSDVLQDRVVLCHSSEIEQSSDDIHDELVEDDDEEEGDEEVEDEDHEGEEEDNEEDDEDNVDGGEDEDDRGEIRMHMGSDGECDELDDLPNSRGNQWKGPISRKASQTSVYLQEWDIPFEQLDLGELIGKGRWGKVHKGRWHGEVAIRLLEIDGNNQDHLKLFKKEVMNYRQTRHENVVLFMGACMAPPHLAIITSFCKGRTLYSVVRDTKNTLDINKTRQIAQEIVKGMGYLHAKGIVHKDLKSKNVFHDTNKVVIADFGLFGISGVVQEGRRENKLKLPHGWICYLAPEIVRRMSPGNNEDRLPFSTAADVYAFGTIWYELQARDWPITNQPVEATIWQVGSGEGIKKILAEISLGKEVTEILSACWAYDLRERPTFTQLADMLEKLPKLNRRLSHPGHFWKSAEL; encoded by the exons GTGAAGCTGATGAAATACATCTGTAAACAGCTCCAGTGCAAGCAGAAagtgccagagacagagaggcccGAGGCCCTAGACAGCTATCCACACTTGCGAGACTGGTTACGCACCATCAACCTGCGACCAGAGCTCATTGAG GCCGTGGAGGCAAAGCTGTCGCTGGATACCTTACTGCAGATGACAGGAGCTCAGGTGAGGGACACAATGCGAAGACTTGGGTCCAGCTCAGAAGAATGTGCCAGACTCGGTGCTGCCCTCTCTTGTCTAAAGAGTGCGACTGAATCAG GGGGTGAACTAAGAGATGACAGCAGTCTCTGGCTGTCTGAGCCCACCAGGAGGGACAGCGGCTCTCTGCTGACAGCGGACCAGCTAACCAACCTGGGGACCCCATTCCGCCCACACAGCCCCTCGCCTCTAGCCCGCCCATCCACCATCCAGTCCACCCCATCCACTCCCTGCGCAACCTTCCCCCACCCTCGCTCAGGCTCAGTGTCAGCGGCGCCCACACCAGACGCACATGGCGACAGCCCTCTCACAGATCCATTCCCTATGTCCTTCACCCGCGCAGCCCGCCTCCATGGGCACACCTCCACCCCACCTATAACGCCTCCTTCAAAGAGGCGTCACCGGTTGAAGCCTCCCTGCACCCCTCCCCCGCCATCCCGCAAGGTACTGCACCTGCTTCCCAACATCACACTGACGCGCAGCAAAAGCCACGAGTCTCAGCTGGGCAACCGCATCGAGGACCCTCCCACCAACAA GTGTGTTAAAAAGAACAAGTTGTTCCTGAACATGCAAGTCAACGGTAACGGATGTGAGGATTCGCCTTCTCGCTACCCCGTTGTGTCTGCAAGGACACCCGGTGCCACCCCAGCTGCCAACACAGCACCTTACACCCTTCCTGGAACTCCCACACTGCTGGAGGAGCACAGCACAATTAAGA ATAATGTAGCAGTGCATCGCAGCTCCCCACAAGCAATAAGGAGGGATATAGGGCTTGCAGTCACGCACAG gttttCCACCAAATCCTGGTTGTCCCAGACGTGTCAAGTGTGCCAGAAAAACATGATGTTTGGAGTTAAGTGCAAACACTGTCG ATTAAAGTGCCACAACAAATGTACAAAGGAAGCTCCATCCTGCAGAATCTCCTTTCTACCAA TTGCCAAAATTCGGAGGACCGAGTCAGTTCCCTCTGATATAAACAACCCAGTGGACCGGCCACAGGAAGCACCGCAGTTTGGCACACTACCAAAGGCTATTACGAAAAAG CAGGATCATCCACCAGTGCTGAACCAGCTGGACTCCAGCAGCAACCCATCCTCCACCACTTCATCCACACCTTCCTCCCCAGCACCCTTCCAGCAGAGCAACCCCCCCAGTGCCACACCACCGCCCAACCCTTCACCCAAAGGTCATCGAGACAGCCGATTTAATTTCCCGG CTGCCTGTTACTTTCAGCATAGACAGCAATTTATCTTCCCGG ATGTTTCCAGTCCTGCAAATTTCCACTCAGATGTTCTCCAGGACAGAGT TGTTCTGTGTCACAGCAGTGAGATAGAGCAATCATCGGATGACATACATGATGAGCTGgtagaagatgatgatgaagag GAAGGGGATGAGGAGGTCGAAGATGAAGATCAcgaaggggaggaggaggacaatgaggaggatgatgaggaCAATGTGGATGGAGGAGAAGATGAGGACGACAGAGGGGAGATCAGGATGCACATGGGCTCCGACGGCGAGTGCGACGAGCTGGATGATCTGCCCAACTCTCGGGGAAACCAGTGGAAGGGCCCCATCTCCCGCAAGGCCAGTCAGACCAGCGTTTACCTGCAAGAGTGGGACATCCCCTTTGAGCAGCTGGACCTTGGGGAGCTCATAGGAAAG GGCCGCTGGGGAAAAGTGCACAAGGGCCGGTGGCACGGCGAGGTGGCCATCCGGCTTCTTGAGATCGATGGGAACAATCAGGACCACCTGAAGCTCTTTAAAAAGGAGGTGATGAACTACAGACAGACCAGGCATGAGAATGTGGTCCTCTTTATGGGAGCCTGCATGGCTCCACCCCACCTGGCCATTATCACCAG TTTTTGTAAAGGGAGGACACTCTACTCAGTAGTTCGAGACACTAAAAACACTCTGGATATTAACAAGACAAGACAAATCGCTCAGGAGATTGTAAAG GGAATGGGCTATCTGCATGCCAAAGGCATTGTTCACAAAGACTTGAAGTCAAAGAACGTTTTTCATGACACCAATAAGGTTGTGATCGCAGACTTTGGCCTGTTTGGGATCTCTGGAGTTGTTCAGGAGGGAAG gcGTGAAAATAAACTCAAACTTCCACATGGCTGGATTTGTTATCTCGCACCAGAGATTGTGCGCAGAATGAGCCCAGGTAACAATGAGGACCGCCTCCCTTTTTCCACCGCAGCAGATGTGTACGCCTTTGG CACAATTTGGTATGAGCTTCAAGCTAGGGACTGGCCAATCACTAACCAGCCTGTGGAAGCTACCATCTGGCAGGTGGGGAGCGGAGAGGGCATAAAGAAGATTTTGGCAGAGATCAGCCTGGGAAAGGAGGTCACT GAAATCCTCTCTGCCTGCTGGGCGTACGACTTGAGAGAAAGGCCGACCTTTACGCAGCTGGCTGACATGCTGGAGAAGCTACCCAAACTCAACCGCAGACTGTCCCACCCTGGACATTTCTGGAAGTCTGCAGA GTTGTAG
- the ksr1a gene encoding kinase suppressor of Ras 1 isoform X1 — protein MDSVSAKGGKMVESDEQPERDSGGGAAMAALHQCELIQNMIDISISSLQGLRTKCAATNDLTQQEIRTLEVKLMKYICKQLQCKQKVPETERPEALDSYPHLRDWLRTINLRPELIEAVEAKLSLDTLLQMTGAQVRDTMRRLGSSSEECARLGAALSCLKSATESGGELRDDSSLWLSEPTRRDSGSLLTADQLTNLGTPFRPHSPSPLARPSTIQSTPSTPCATFPHPRSGSVSAAPTPDAHGDSPLTDPFPMSFTRAARLHGHTSTPPITPPSKRRHRLKPPCTPPPPSRKVLHLLPNITLTRSKSHESQLGNRIEDPPTNKCVKKNKLFLNMQVNGNGCEDSPSRYPVVSARTPGATPAANTAPYTLPGTPTLLEEHSTIKNNVAVHRSSPQAIRRDIGLAVTHRFSTKSWLSQTCQVCQKNMMFGVKCKHCRLKCHNKCTKEAPSCRISFLPIAKIRRTESVPSDINNPVDRPQEAPQFGTLPKAITKKQDHPPVLNQLDSSSNPSSTTSSTPSSPAPFQQSNPPSATPPPNPSPKGHRDSRFNFPAACYFQHRQQFIFPDVSSPANFHSDVLQDRVVLCHSSEIEQSSDDIHDELVEDDDEEEGDEEVEDEDHEGEEEDNEEDDEDNVDGGEDEDDRGEIRMHMGSDGECDELDDLPNSRGNQWKGPISRKASQTSVYLQEWDIPFEQLDLGELIGKGRWGKVHKGRWHGEVAIRLLEIDGNNQDHLKLFKKEVMNYRQTRHENVVLFMGACMAPPHLAIITSFCKGRTLYSVVRDTKNTLDINKTRQIAQEIVKGMGYLHAKGIVHKDLKSKNVFHDTNKVVIADFGLFGISGVVQEGRRENKLKLPHGWICYLAPEIVRRMSPGNNEDRLPFSTAADVYAFGTIWYELQARDWPITNQPVEATIWQVGSGEGIKKILAEISLGKEVTEILSACWAYDLRERPTFTQLADMLEKLPKLNRRLSHPGHFWKSAEL, from the exons GTGAAGCTGATGAAATACATCTGTAAACAGCTCCAGTGCAAGCAGAAagtgccagagacagagaggcccGAGGCCCTAGACAGCTATCCACACTTGCGAGACTGGTTACGCACCATCAACCTGCGACCAGAGCTCATTGAG GCCGTGGAGGCAAAGCTGTCGCTGGATACCTTACTGCAGATGACAGGAGCTCAGGTGAGGGACACAATGCGAAGACTTGGGTCCAGCTCAGAAGAATGTGCCAGACTCGGTGCTGCCCTCTCTTGTCTAAAGAGTGCGACTGAATCAG GGGGTGAACTAAGAGATGACAGCAGTCTCTGGCTGTCTGAGCCCACCAGGAGGGACAGCGGCTCTCTGCTGACAGCGGACCAGCTAACCAACCTGGGGACCCCATTCCGCCCACACAGCCCCTCGCCTCTAGCCCGCCCATCCACCATCCAGTCCACCCCATCCACTCCCTGCGCAACCTTCCCCCACCCTCGCTCAGGCTCAGTGTCAGCGGCGCCCACACCAGACGCACATGGCGACAGCCCTCTCACAGATCCATTCCCTATGTCCTTCACCCGCGCAGCCCGCCTCCATGGGCACACCTCCACCCCACCTATAACGCCTCCTTCAAAGAGGCGTCACCGGTTGAAGCCTCCCTGCACCCCTCCCCCGCCATCCCGCAAGGTACTGCACCTGCTTCCCAACATCACACTGACGCGCAGCAAAAGCCACGAGTCTCAGCTGGGCAACCGCATCGAGGACCCTCCCACCAACAA GTGTGTTAAAAAGAACAAGTTGTTCCTGAACATGCAAGTCAACGGTAACGGATGTGAGGATTCGCCTTCTCGCTACCCCGTTGTGTCTGCAAGGACACCCGGTGCCACCCCAGCTGCCAACACAGCACCTTACACCCTTCCTGGAACTCCCACACTGCTGGAGGAGCACAGCACAATTAAGA ATAATGTAGCAGTGCATCGCAGCTCCCCACAAGCAATAAGGAGGGATATAGGGCTTGCAGTCACGCACAG gttttCCACCAAATCCTGGTTGTCCCAGACGTGTCAAGTGTGCCAGAAAAACATGATGTTTGGAGTTAAGTGCAAACACTGTCG ATTAAAGTGCCACAACAAATGTACAAAGGAAGCTCCATCCTGCAGAATCTCCTTTCTACCAA TTGCCAAAATTCGGAGGACCGAGTCAGTTCCCTCTGATATAAACAACCCAGTGGACCGGCCACAGGAAGCACCGCAGTTTGGCACACTACCAAAGGCTATTACGAAAAAG CAGGATCATCCACCAGTGCTGAACCAGCTGGACTCCAGCAGCAACCCATCCTCCACCACTTCATCCACACCTTCCTCCCCAGCACCCTTCCAGCAGAGCAACCCCCCCAGTGCCACACCACCGCCCAACCCTTCACCCAAAGGTCATCGAGACAGCCGATTTAATTTCCCGG CTGCCTGTTACTTTCAGCATAGACAGCAATTTATCTTCCCGG ATGTTTCCAGTCCTGCAAATTTCCACTCAGATGTTCTCCAGGACAGAGT TGTTCTGTGTCACAGCAGTGAGATAGAGCAATCATCGGATGACATACATGATGAGCTGgtagaagatgatgatgaagag GAAGGGGATGAGGAGGTCGAAGATGAAGATCAcgaaggggaggaggaggacaatgaggaggatgatgaggaCAATGTGGATGGAGGAGAAGATGAGGACGACAGAGGGGAGATCAGGATGCACATGGGCTCCGACGGCGAGTGCGACGAGCTGGATGATCTGCCCAACTCTCGGGGAAACCAGTGGAAGGGCCCCATCTCCCGCAAGGCCAGTCAGACCAGCGTTTACCTGCAAGAGTGGGACATCCCCTTTGAGCAGCTGGACCTTGGGGAGCTCATAGGAAAG GGCCGCTGGGGAAAAGTGCACAAGGGCCGGTGGCACGGCGAGGTGGCCATCCGGCTTCTTGAGATCGATGGGAACAATCAGGACCACCTGAAGCTCTTTAAAAAGGAGGTGATGAACTACAGACAGACCAGGCATGAGAATGTGGTCCTCTTTATGGGAGCCTGCATGGCTCCACCCCACCTGGCCATTATCACCAG TTTTTGTAAAGGGAGGACACTCTACTCAGTAGTTCGAGACACTAAAAACACTCTGGATATTAACAAGACAAGACAAATCGCTCAGGAGATTGTAAAG GGAATGGGCTATCTGCATGCCAAAGGCATTGTTCACAAAGACTTGAAGTCAAAGAACGTTTTTCATGACACCAATAAGGTTGTGATCGCAGACTTTGGCCTGTTTGGGATCTCTGGAGTTGTTCAGGAGGGAAG gcGTGAAAATAAACTCAAACTTCCACATGGCTGGATTTGTTATCTCGCACCAGAGATTGTGCGCAGAATGAGCCCAGGTAACAATGAGGACCGCCTCCCTTTTTCCACCGCAGCAGATGTGTACGCCTTTGG CACAATTTGGTATGAGCTTCAAGCTAGGGACTGGCCAATCACTAACCAGCCTGTGGAAGCTACCATCTGGCAGGTGGGGAGCGGAGAGGGCATAAAGAAGATTTTGGCAGAGATCAGCCTGGGAAAGGAGGTCACT GAAATCCTCTCTGCCTGCTGGGCGTACGACTTGAGAGAAAGGCCGACCTTTACGCAGCTGGCTGACATGCTGGAGAAGCTACCCAAACTCAACCGCAGACTGTCCCACCCTGGACATTTCTGGAAGTCTGCAGA GTTGTAG
- the ksr1a gene encoding kinase suppressor of Ras 1 isoform X5 translates to MDSVSAKGGKMVESDEQPERDSGGGAAMAALHQCELIQNMIDISISSLQGLRTKCAATNDLTQQEIRTLEVKLMKYICKQLQCKQKVPETERPEALDSYPHLRDWLRTINLRPELIEAVEAKLSLDTLLQMTGAQVRDTMRRLGSSSEECARLGAALSCLKSATESGGELRDDSSLWLSEPTRRDSGSLLTADQLTNLGTPFRPHSPSPLARPSTIQSTPSTPCATFPHPRSGSVSAAPTPDAHGDSPLTDPFPMSFTRAARLHGHTSTPPITPPSKRRHRLKPPCTPPPPSRKVLHLLPNITLTRSKSHESQLGNRIEDPPTNKCVKKNKLFLNMQVNGNGCEDSPSRYPVVSARTPGATPAANTAPYTLPGTPTLLEEHSTIKNNVAVHRSSPQAIRRDIGLAVTHRFSTKSWLSQTCQVCQKNMMFGVKCKHCRLKCHNKCTKEAPSCRISFLPIAKIRRTESVPSDINNPVDRPQEAPQFGTLPKAITKKDHPPVLNQLDSSSNPSSTTSSTPSSPAPFQQSNPPSATPPPNPSPKGHRDSRFNFPAACYFQHRQQFIFPDVSSPANFHSDVLQDRVSEIEQSSDDIHDELVEDDDEEEGDEEVEDEDHEGEEEDNEEDDEDNVDGGEDEDDRGEIRMHMGSDGECDELDDLPNSRGNQWKGPISRKASQTSVYLQEWDIPFEQLDLGELIGKGRWGKVHKGRWHGEVAIRLLEIDGNNQDHLKLFKKEVMNYRQTRHENVVLFMGACMAPPHLAIITSFCKGRTLYSVVRDTKNTLDINKTRQIAQEIVKGMGYLHAKGIVHKDLKSKNVFHDTNKVVIADFGLFGISGVVQEGRRENKLKLPHGWICYLAPEIVRRMSPGNNEDRLPFSTAADVYAFGTIWYELQARDWPITNQPVEATIWQVGSGEGIKKILAEISLGKEVTEILSACWAYDLRERPTFTQLADMLEKLPKLNRRLSHPGHFWKSAE, encoded by the exons GTGAAGCTGATGAAATACATCTGTAAACAGCTCCAGTGCAAGCAGAAagtgccagagacagagaggcccGAGGCCCTAGACAGCTATCCACACTTGCGAGACTGGTTACGCACCATCAACCTGCGACCAGAGCTCATTGAG GCCGTGGAGGCAAAGCTGTCGCTGGATACCTTACTGCAGATGACAGGAGCTCAGGTGAGGGACACAATGCGAAGACTTGGGTCCAGCTCAGAAGAATGTGCCAGACTCGGTGCTGCCCTCTCTTGTCTAAAGAGTGCGACTGAATCAG GGGGTGAACTAAGAGATGACAGCAGTCTCTGGCTGTCTGAGCCCACCAGGAGGGACAGCGGCTCTCTGCTGACAGCGGACCAGCTAACCAACCTGGGGACCCCATTCCGCCCACACAGCCCCTCGCCTCTAGCCCGCCCATCCACCATCCAGTCCACCCCATCCACTCCCTGCGCAACCTTCCCCCACCCTCGCTCAGGCTCAGTGTCAGCGGCGCCCACACCAGACGCACATGGCGACAGCCCTCTCACAGATCCATTCCCTATGTCCTTCACCCGCGCAGCCCGCCTCCATGGGCACACCTCCACCCCACCTATAACGCCTCCTTCAAAGAGGCGTCACCGGTTGAAGCCTCCCTGCACCCCTCCCCCGCCATCCCGCAAGGTACTGCACCTGCTTCCCAACATCACACTGACGCGCAGCAAAAGCCACGAGTCTCAGCTGGGCAACCGCATCGAGGACCCTCCCACCAACAA GTGTGTTAAAAAGAACAAGTTGTTCCTGAACATGCAAGTCAACGGTAACGGATGTGAGGATTCGCCTTCTCGCTACCCCGTTGTGTCTGCAAGGACACCCGGTGCCACCCCAGCTGCCAACACAGCACCTTACACCCTTCCTGGAACTCCCACACTGCTGGAGGAGCACAGCACAATTAAGA ATAATGTAGCAGTGCATCGCAGCTCCCCACAAGCAATAAGGAGGGATATAGGGCTTGCAGTCACGCACAG gttttCCACCAAATCCTGGTTGTCCCAGACGTGTCAAGTGTGCCAGAAAAACATGATGTTTGGAGTTAAGTGCAAACACTGTCG ATTAAAGTGCCACAACAAATGTACAAAGGAAGCTCCATCCTGCAGAATCTCCTTTCTACCAA TTGCCAAAATTCGGAGGACCGAGTCAGTTCCCTCTGATATAAACAACCCAGTGGACCGGCCACAGGAAGCACCGCAGTTTGGCACACTACCAAAGGCTATTACGAAAAAG GATCATCCACCAGTGCTGAACCAGCTGGACTCCAGCAGCAACCCATCCTCCACCACTTCATCCACACCTTCCTCCCCAGCACCCTTCCAGCAGAGCAACCCCCCCAGTGCCACACCACCGCCCAACCCTTCACCCAAAGGTCATCGAGACAGCCGATTTAATTTCCCGG CTGCCTGTTACTTTCAGCATAGACAGCAATTTATCTTCCCGG ATGTTTCCAGTCCTGCAAATTTCCACTCAGATGTTCTCCAGGACAGAGT CAGTGAGATAGAGCAATCATCGGATGACATACATGATGAGCTGgtagaagatgatgatgaagag GAAGGGGATGAGGAGGTCGAAGATGAAGATCAcgaaggggaggaggaggacaatgaggaggatgatgaggaCAATGTGGATGGAGGAGAAGATGAGGACGACAGAGGGGAGATCAGGATGCACATGGGCTCCGACGGCGAGTGCGACGAGCTGGATGATCTGCCCAACTCTCGGGGAAACCAGTGGAAGGGCCCCATCTCCCGCAAGGCCAGTCAGACCAGCGTTTACCTGCAAGAGTGGGACATCCCCTTTGAGCAGCTGGACCTTGGGGAGCTCATAGGAAAG GGCCGCTGGGGAAAAGTGCACAAGGGCCGGTGGCACGGCGAGGTGGCCATCCGGCTTCTTGAGATCGATGGGAACAATCAGGACCACCTGAAGCTCTTTAAAAAGGAGGTGATGAACTACAGACAGACCAGGCATGAGAATGTGGTCCTCTTTATGGGAGCCTGCATGGCTCCACCCCACCTGGCCATTATCACCAG TTTTTGTAAAGGGAGGACACTCTACTCAGTAGTTCGAGACACTAAAAACACTCTGGATATTAACAAGACAAGACAAATCGCTCAGGAGATTGTAAAG GGAATGGGCTATCTGCATGCCAAAGGCATTGTTCACAAAGACTTGAAGTCAAAGAACGTTTTTCATGACACCAATAAGGTTGTGATCGCAGACTTTGGCCTGTTTGGGATCTCTGGAGTTGTTCAGGAGGGAAG gcGTGAAAATAAACTCAAACTTCCACATGGCTGGATTTGTTATCTCGCACCAGAGATTGTGCGCAGAATGAGCCCAGGTAACAATGAGGACCGCCTCCCTTTTTCCACCGCAGCAGATGTGTACGCCTTTGG CACAATTTGGTATGAGCTTCAAGCTAGGGACTGGCCAATCACTAACCAGCCTGTGGAAGCTACCATCTGGCAGGTGGGGAGCGGAGAGGGCATAAAGAAGATTTTGGCAGAGATCAGCCTGGGAAAGGAGGTCACT GAAATCCTCTCTGCCTGCTGGGCGTACGACTTGAGAGAAAGGCCGACCTTTACGCAGCTGGCTGACATGCTGGAGAAGCTACCCAAACTCAACCGCAGACTGTCCCACCCTGGACATTTCTGGAAGTCTGCAGAGTAG